Genomic segment of Dermochelys coriacea isolate rDerCor1 chromosome 16, rDerCor1.pri.v4, whole genome shotgun sequence:
gtttgttttcaattaataGTCTGACTCCCGAGGGCTAGTCCTAACTTTGACACCGACTCAAgcactgaccttgggcaagtcatgtagcCTCCTTGCTTCGGTATCTCCATGTAGGAAGGAGAGTCATTGTTGCCTTATCTCTCAGAGGtctggaggagggggaatagTCACACACAAACCTAGCAATATAAACCACTAATTAAGGGCTGGATGTTACTTGGATTTCTTTACAGTTGCTCTTCTCCTCCGGAGGGGAGAGTCAAAAGCCCAGGAGTAGGTTCTCTCTTAGCAAAGGAACTAAAGATAGAAGCTACAGCTGGACAGGCCTAGCAGCCATCCAGGGGTGCTCCCTACTCTGCCCTGCTCAGGCAGCTGACCTATCACTCTGCAGAACACACCCAGCCTTGGGATACTTCCCCCTTCAGAAGGAGCCATGGATCAGTTGGCCTCTGGTACTGACACGAAATCTGGTGAGTGCCTACACTTTGGCCTAGGAACAGCTACTCCACGGGGCCTGCTCTGCTGTGACACGCCTCCCCCGTCAGGCTAGATGCTAACCTCCCCCagctcttttatttatttcttcatatCGGCCCAGCATGTGGTGTTTATGGTGGCTGACCCGCAGGAAGGCTGTGGTTTATGTTATGGTAGATATTGAGCAGGAAATCCCCCGACGGAGAGCCAAAGGAGCGTGGGGAGATCCAGTCAGCTGGGACGAGGGTTTATCCTGCTTGACCAGGCCATAGAAATTGGGCAAGGCCTAAAAATTTTCTGCATGCTAGGGAGGGCGGTTCTAGGCCCTCTAGGCTTTAATATTCAAAGCAGAATTTCTTACAGGGTCAGGGCCATTTTCAAGACATGTCATTGCACTCGCAGGTCCCTGGGGCAGGAAGGGTCATTTCTGTCTTGACCCAAAGCTCTTAGGATGGGTGGTTCTGCCCAGGTCCCTCCTGCTGAAGTGCAGCCAGAGCAGACTCTCACTCTCAGCACAAACCAGCAACCAACTCTAAGTCCTGAAACCTGAGCCAAGGCCTGACTAGGATTTCACACCAGGGAGGTGGCCCAGTTTGGACAAGTGCTGGGCCTCTCACTCTCCTTGGCAGGTCCCAGCTTCAGGTGAGAGAGCCCCAATTAGACATGCTCCAATGGCTGTGTGTCCTGCTAAGAGTGGAAGCCAGGCTCTTCTGCCATAGCTGAGATTGATGCCCCACAATACAACCTGTTATGAGGCTTCTGTGTTGTGCTGGCAGCCActagggagggaggaggcaggcaGCAGCCTTAGGGTATGTGCCTGCCTTGGTTTGGTTTAATTCTCCTTAGTTGTCTGGAATCCCGGGCATCCAAGATGGGACTCTAGGGGTGCTTCCAGCTGATGGAGAATTTCCTGCAGAGGATTACTCGGACAGTGATGGCATTTTGTACACATATAGCACCCTTCTTCTGGAGATCTCAGTGCGTCACCAACCCGTCACCTCTCTAGACCCCCCACTCAAGTAAGAGATCATTCCCTCCATTTTAAGAATGGAGAAACCAAGGCATGGAGAGAGTGcaacttgcccagtgtcacacaggaTGAGTTCATGTCTTCTCTCTTTGAGAACACAATGCCAGACACACCATTAGCATAGACCTCCCCTTAACAGCAGCAGTAACATATTGGCCAgcaggttttcttcctcctctagatcccttcccacacccctggaAGATCAGTGGGATACAACCTCGCTCAGCTGAGACTCAGCCCGCCCACAGCGATACTCAAACTTAATTCTTGTCTTGAGACGCCGAAGGCCATGAAGACTAGAAACCCATTGACTCACAGAAAGTCAgtcacagagcagggaatagaacccaggagtcccagatTCCCTTCAACAACACTGCCTCATTTTAAAGTGTCACATGCCCAGCTATGCTCTCAGAAACCACCAGCTGCAACTGGGCCCACAGCGACATTTCAGTAGCCCAACGCATTGTACCTTGAACCAAAGTGCCATTGCACTCCAGAGCAGCCAGTGAGAAGGTTTTTGCTCTGTCATGTCATTTCCTTTTTCAGGCGTTTGCTTATGGGGCGGAGCATTATTATTGCAGACACCCTTCTCCTAGAATGGGAGAAAGGAGATTTACAGATACTAATCAGCAGGCCCCAAATTATAGTGATCTTACCGGATATGTGACTGACTCACCATGTGGCCTTGCACAAGCTATCTTGCCTTGCTGTAGCAgcttccccacctataaaatgaagataaagaATACTTATCTACCCACAGCATAAGGGCATTATGGGAATTATTTAACTGTGCAGTGAATTCCATTTATAAAAGCACTTATATATGGTAAGCGTTAGCAATTAATGTATATGCTAAGCACAATAATTTATgcccatttaaagaaaaacaacaagtacaaatgcaaacactgcaggagagagcacagtgtgtgagTCTCCTGTGCAACAAGCTGCAGCCCCTCAGAGTCAAAGGACAGCTGTCTTTGTACGTAGGCAGAGTCCTTCAAAATCTAAAAGGTGCATTACACAGAGAAGGTGGCCGTGGCAGCACAGCTACATAGCACCCCTGTGCTTCTGCCGTCTTGAAAAATCACCATGAGCTGAGATTTGGTGCACAATGGCAGCTGACAGAGTTGTCCAGGACGGTATGGACACTCTGGATTTTTTGGTATGTTAATTGGATCACCCCCAGTAATATTACAAACCACCATAACATGTTGTCCCCATGTATGTAGATCATATACATGAAGTCATGCAAATTTCTGTGCTGAGTCACATGTAAATAACCCCATCATGTTTTCAACAGCACCTTTAATTTCACATATCAACAGGCTATGATTACAGTTTCCAAAAAGacacagaatttttttgttttgtcaactcccttcttctcccctctccaaGAAGAGCATGGGGTTATTTCCTACTAAAAAGAAAACATCCCCTGTATGCAGAGCCAGGCTGCAGTTAGCAAGCCTTCAACAACAGGGCAGAGGAAAAAAGGCAGTAAGGCCACCAAGCAGTGATTAAACAACAGATCTGGTATGAAATAAACTCTACGCTAGCGGAGCCCTTGGAAACAACAGGCCGATGCTCAGTTCAAAGAGCGAATGAGGTGCAGTTACATTGAGATTCTTCTGTTCTTGTCAATCAGTACGTAGAGATTTACAGCGTTGTAACAGCCACCTCTGTTTTAGCCATTCACTTGGCCTGAGACAGGTACACAAACACCATGTTGACTGCAATTCTAAAGCATTGGACTGATTCATGAGTACTGGGTAAAAGCAGAAGTTATTGTGCCCAGCCAGGCCTCTAGAGGTTCTGAGATTTGAATAAACCCCTCTCCTGGGCCAATAGGGTTGAGCTGGAAACCTCCAGAGAACAACGTGTCATGAGATTTCTGGTGCCTGCTGCTTCTGGTCTCCCAGTGCCCCCACAATAACTCAGCACAGCTGCTTGTGGCACAGGAGAAAAACAAAGCTAATGTCTCACTGCAAACTAACAGTCTGGGTCAGTTCAAGGGTGGCTCTTATTTGGCTGAGCCTGTCTGTAGAAGGGACCTAGGAGGCCCACAGCATGAATGTGCAGATGAGCTGTTTTGGCTGCCCAGCTCCATGTAGAGCCGTTCTTCATGTAAGTCGCATTAGTTTGCAGAGGCATTTCCAGTTTGTCTGAGCACTTTGGAATGAGGAATCTTCACTTCCTTAGAGCAACAATATCAGCAAGTGCCTGTCACTCACTTTAACCTTTGCTGCAATTTCTTCAAAGGGCCAGAGATGGAAGGTGACCTCTCCTGCACCTCGACTGAGGGACTGAGGAGCTGCGAGCCCCTGGAGGGAGGCAATGCCAGCATGGAAGGAGCGATGGGGCCAGCCTGGGGTGCCACTCCAGACCACAGCGGAGGAGGGATTACAGGCCTGGAGCAGCAGGGCTGCACTGGAAGTACATCTTCTTCTGGACTCACAAGTACCATGGTCGAGCCCAACCTCCCTGCATGTGATGGGCAAGAACCCAAGTGCACTTCAGGAATCACCAACACAAGCTTTGTTGGGGATCCCCCACCCTATTCTCCTCCAGACCCAAAGACTGCTCACTTGATGTACCCACCTTTCCAGGCCATCTCAGGACAAGTGCCCATCATGTACCAGCCAGGACCTTTGCAGCAGAATTTACCTCCTGGCTCCTTCCCATACACTATTGTATGTAACCACAGTAGCACTTCTCATTACTGTTGAGTGTAATGTTCGTCCCTATCCTGCAGTCCCCCCATTCTCTCTAACTGGTTACCAGCATGCAGCAACACTACAGATTAGTTACCTAGGCTGTCATATCCCATGCATGAGCTTCTTGCCTGGGGCCAATCTTCCACCAACGCATGGCctttggggggaaggagaaggcagAGAATCCACATACTGCCCAAAGCAGACAGGGGCCAGCCTTGAGTACATGCAGTGCAAAGCGACTGCATGGACTGAGCAACTTGTAGGCTAGTCTCACCTCAGCCTCCAGCAGCAGGGTCAGAAGGGGAAGCCAGCAGATGGCCAGGGTATATAAACAGGCAGGTCTGTACATTGCACAGAGAGTTCCCAGAAGTCCTAGAAAAGGATGATGCAGAATTACCTCCCAAAGGAAATGGTGGAAGCCCCAAGGCATGAGACCTGAAACTCTGGAGTGGAcaatgaaataaatagaaataaatagcaTAAGGAGCAATCCTTCAGAGGGGGTGGGTTGATCTACATGGGTCCTCTCCTATCTGCAACTCCAACAATTCCACAGCAAAGGGATACCCAAGGCAGTGATCCTTTGTCCTTGGATCACTCTCTCCACATCACTTGTGTCCAAGAATTACCAGAACTCTTTGCTCTGTGTTGCAGTATAACGGGCTTCCTGCCAGTCggcttccaggagcagcagatAGGAGGCGTCTGCCCAAAGACTATATGGTGGAGTCAGTGCTGGTGACGATTTTTTGCTGCTTCTTGACGGGGGTGATCGCCCTTGTCTACTCCCATGAGGTAGGACGTGTCCTTTCCTTCCTGTGACCTGGGCTCTCTGAACTTGGTTGGAGGAGGGATGAGGGGTCCCTGTGCTTAATATAGTTTATTCACTTAGTTAGGGATGTGGTTGGTTACACAGAACAATTGGCAGCACTGATAGAAGCACTCCAGTTGCTAGGCACCAGTTATAtgttcatttcagtgggattctTTCCTCATGCCCCACTTTATCCAAGGGACATTGATTGTCAGCTGTAAGGATATGCTCACATGATCCTAAGAAAGCTCTGCTTAATGACCTAATGGATGGCCGTACCGGTCAACAAGGTCCCTGTCAACAGGTGCTTGGGATGTGGGAAGGCAGGAAGaattcctttcctttccaaatctggtgatcagttcAGCATGGTGCATATGACCACCCAGCTCCATGGTTAAACTTCCAATTCCCATTTATACTGGGAGTCCCAACTAATTGTCTATTTCCTCCTTGAATCCTAGTATCATGGATTCTGCAAGTACTTCATGGGGCAGAGAATTCCCAATGCGGACTGCGCTCTATGAAGTAAAGCCCTACACATACTTAGCCCAGAGCTCTGGAAATAAAATAATGCCCTGGTCATCCCATGGCTGTTTAGTTCATACATATCTGTACATGGGTCATTATGGCCAAACAATGTACTCCTGTGTGTCTGACAGGGTGAATAAGCTGGTGGTTGAAAGACAGCCTGGTGCATCTTGCTGCACTTTCTGAATAAATAACCAATGCTCTTTCTTATCAACAAAAGAGCTTTTGGGAAGGGTGCTGACAGTGCTTGCTGGTTTTCTGCATGGATCCATAGTCAGAGCCTTTGATGGTCTGAAATTTCATCCTTTTCTTCTTCATTAGTCATAGTTAGTGCCTTTGGTTTTTATCAGATATGCTTAAAGCTCTTTACAGGGAAACACTGTCTTTGAAGTGCAAGAAACTTGCATCTCTCTTCTCATTGTCCACATTCTCTCCCCCAACCCTAGACACGAGCAGCCCTGAACAGAGGAGACCTGATCCAAGCCAAGCTAGCATCCAAAAAAGCCCGATCACTGGTTCTCTTCAGCTTGCTCTTTGGAGTGTTTGTGTGCATCAGCTGGGTCATCTATGTAGTGGTGGTCCTTTATGTATGATAGAGCACCCCACAGATGACAAGCCGCATCACGTGAAGAGCTCACCGCCACCATCAGCGGCACCTGGGGGAGCATGGCAAGCACCTAGTCATGGGCTAAGAAAAGTGCCATGATACCGCAAGATGGCATGGAAATCAGAGGGTCTCTAAGCTGTCATACTTTCTACCAGCAGATACTGTGCAGCACAAGTGTATGTTGCCCAGCCCCTGGGATTGTATTTCATTCTGTTCCTCAAGTGCAGTGACTGCGGGGTATTGTGCCAGGCCCAGTCAAACCAGCAACACCATGGCAACGACTTAGTTGCTGCCCCAAAGCTAGCATGGAAGCAACCCACCTGCCTCATCCAGCCCCACGAGACTGCAAGACAAGTGAGCAAGCTCCACCGGACTGACTGCTGCTTGCTTCAATAACTTGGGGCAATCCAAAAGCTGAACATCAGCTTCACAAAACGCTCTGTGTCCCAGGGCATCTCCATGATTTATCAACATCCAATACCTTGTTCACAGCTTGTGGCCTCCATTCCCAGAACAGCATCTTGGTGGGAAGAAAACGTGCAATGGCGGCAAGCTGAAGGCAAAGAAGCTGCCAGCACAAGaaccctctctcccctctgctaGGATATCCCAGTTTAGCTGGAATTTCTTTGTGGCTTGTGCTGAACAATGATCTATCTAGAAAAGGCAGAATCATGTCAATCATTGGAGAAAACCACACAAACACCTGCAGGAGCAGAGGTAATGTCTCTGCTGTCATATGTTATCTGATGGCAGCAACACATTTTGTGATTGTGTTTTAGGCACACAAAATCTGGAGGTATCACTCCAATCATAGGACTTGAATAAGAGGAAACACACCTTTCTGATGGCCTGAATATCGCAAGCTTTTAACATCCAGAATCTATGTTCAAAATGGCCAGCAAGGAAAGCAAAAGCTGTGTTATTTCACGATTTCACAGGAACAATTTAACCTGTTCTGGGGATTGTGGCCCAAGAAAGCTCAATATGAAaacactttaataaaaaaaaaggaaagaaaagagaccCATATATCCCCCATTGCTGCTTCtagatttcaataaaaaaaaaaaaacaggtttgtCGAAATCTCATGTTTCCATATGCAACTATAATCACATCATAGACCCCCATTGACCCGTTTTAAAATCAACCACTCTCTTATGGGCAAGCCTATTCATTATGGCATTTCCTGCGTCTTCTCCTGAAGCAactggttctggccactgtcagagacaagatctTGACTAGATGGACCTCGGGTCTGATACAGCCTAGCATTTCCTATGCTCTTCATCCCGAGAAGGGGGCCCTTTAGGCTGAGGTGGGAAAACATGGATGGGGCCCTCCCAATGCTGGGGATATGCTGCCAGTCCCCAGAGCTGTCAATTCCCGAGCTGTGTTCACATGAAacattgtttaaataaaatccttgcaTGTGAATTGCAGGAGGACGGATGGCTCCAAGGGCATGGGTAGGCCCAAATTCAGGCTCAGGACAAACAGCTGGCAGTAAGCCATGGCCTAAACTCAGATTCACCTACGTAGCCTGCTGCCCTGCCAGCCTTAAGGGGAAAAGCCTGTTTGTTATTCTAAAGGTTACAGCAATGGCCACGTGCTCAGCTCCCTATTGCAGGAGCCGAGGTCTCTCCCTCCCCTAAGGTCGCCCGGCTGTTTACTGAAGCGTCTGCACACATCGTACGCATGCAGAGGCCGATGGACTGGCGGTGAGGTCTGTCCCACATGGGCCTCCCAGTGGTTGTCATCACAGATGTTGAGAGAATGGAATGAATCAGAGGGATGCATGTTGGGCTATCTGGTTTGGTCACCACGACTGAGCATGATGAAAAGAAACAGCATCAGCCACTCATTGGACTTCATAGGCCTTAGCCCTTTTTGCAAACTTCCACAGAACCTTCCTCCTTTCCTGCAGGATGACAGGCCCCCTCCAAACAGCCCCATCCCAAACGCTGTGGTCTCAGGATTTCTGCTGCTCCATTTGCGCTTGTACAGTGTGACAGGGGTGTGAATTCTGATGGAATAAGTGGGTCCAGAGAGTCAACGGTGTTTACATGATCCTGACTCTGTATGACATTAAACAGTTAAACATGGTTTGGGGGTTTGAGTAAAGAGACCTTGGTCTGCTTAACCCCATGGCAACAACCAcaactaaaaatatttgtaatctttcagtaaagagaaagaagaagaagaaaaaaaaacatttaaagcatttgaaatgtgaagtattaagtaaggctgtCAGTATGCCTTAAACCCTTTCCTTTAGCTGGGGAGAGTTTTCATAAGGACACCCCTGTCTGATGGTCCATTAGAAGGTATTAAAGACCATAACTGTCttttttgggaaaaagaaaaatagttgagatgggctggaacaGTGGTTGTTAAAGTCCAGTCAACCCCTTGCTTTAATACAACACACAACAAATGCATAAAAGGGGACAGAAAAGAACAGCAGAGATAGAACATGCAGCTTCTGTCTTTGATGCGGACTTCCACTTGTGAGCAGGCTGCTGTTCTTAGCCTCACTCAAAATCAGGCCAATTTGTTCAGGTTGAGGCATTTCTTTTAGCTGTTGTTTCCGATTGCGGGCTCATGGCAGTTTTGCAAAAGGCAGAGCtgtcttggccagctaagccagacgcCTGCTAGATAGAGGCAAAGagacaggaaagagaagaaataaagtggggaaggaaaagaacatgAGGGAGGGGTGACAGCAGGAACCCAAGTCTCACGCCAGGTGCTGTTCGGGATTTAGCCGAAGCCAGTGGAGTGgggatgtcatctgggtcccccTTTCTTGCCTGGTCTGATCAGGATATCTCAGGATCAGGACAATGAAGGCCCAACAGCGTCATGGTGAATGCCAGGGGCGGGGCTCATTCCTTTCAATCTATACCTGATGTTTTGACATGCCCCTCTGAATCTCTTTAAGGGCCCCAAAAAGGAAGTGATGGGCGGCATCGCCCATCCCCTTCGGTATTTTGTTTACCAGCTAAGCCGAATTCCCAACATCaatttttggttcattaatttccaaTTCCATTGTCCTTGGTTTACCAGTCAtgtcttaacacagtccttgggTGGTCTCAGCAGACCTCTTGTGTTTGGACTAATCCAGTCTAACTTTTGCAAGCAATGTTATATAACCGGCTGAGTTGGACTTTTATTACTTTGGACAAGTTAGGGTACAGGCCTCCACCCAAGGTAGGTGTGCCCACCACTGCATCGCCCCACAGCTAGCTTGTTGGAACAGGGAGCACGTCAGTAAGAAGCACACTTGAATTTCAGTGAGAGTGCAATGGGGTCACTATAACTGGAAGTCACAGTGATCGTAGGAAGATACCTTCCTTATAATACAGAGCAGCCTTGAAACTAGACAAATAAATGACACTGCAGGTTACTGTAGCAGTGACCTAGCCAAGCTGGCCAGGGTGGGTCCACTTGCAAAACCAAGTGGTTTGCAATGGAAATGCAGTTttctggccagcagagggcaggattttcaaagaCTAGGACACAGCTCCAGCTTTGTTTTTCGGAGCTAGCGTGTTACGAAGTACTTACAGGAAAAAAGGGGAAGACAGTGTTCAGTGGCACGTCACTAGCATCTTTCCGGCAATTTCTCCAAAGAGCTTAATGCAGGTAAAGCAGGATTGTCCGCATCACTCGCAACAAATATCTCCCTGTAAATCAAGATAATTCTAACTCCGCTGACCTGAACCATCCAGAAGGCAAAACTTTCCAGGCCATTGCTAGGAGGCTTCGCATCCCGGCCCTGTACAGCTGTGTATCAGGCAGCCTCCCAAGTCACCACCCCATAGTCCTGCGGTCCAGGCTTTACATAGAAACAGAACAGGAACTTTCCCTCTTCATTACTCAGAATCTGCAAACCACCAGGGCCCAGCCTGTACACAGCAAAGCTACCCACTGAACAATCCCCAATGGCTTCTCTTTGCCAGCTGGAATAAA
This window contains:
- the PRRT1B gene encoding proline rich transmembrane protein 1B is translated as MEGDLSCTSTEGLRSCEPLEGGNASMEGAMGPAWGATPDHSGGGITGLEQQGCTGSTSSSGLTSTMVEPNLPACDGQEPKCTSGITNTSFVGDPPPYSPPDPKTAHLMYPPFQAISGQVPIMYQPGPLQQNLPPGSFPYTIYNGLPASRLPGAADRRRLPKDYMVESVLVTIFCCFLTGVIALVYSHETRAALNRGDLIQAKLASKKARSLVLFSLLFGVFVCISWVIYVVVVLYV